In one Zobellia galactanivorans genomic region, the following are encoded:
- a CDS encoding alpha/beta hydrolase gives MRRLKKWGLILVILYVLIAVLAYTYQERLVFFPSKMPLSHTYDFCQDFEEFYLTANDGAKLNAVHIKQPEAKGIVLYFHGNSGNISHLTHVANLFSRKGYESVLVDYRTYGKSTGEVSEQALYDDAQMFYDYIREKYDEEDILVYGRSFGTGIATWLASKNEPKKLILESPFYSAVALGKYRFPFLPIDWLSNFRFPSNEYVKKIDCPIYIFHGKEDSVIPYESAQKLYEAIPGKNKELLTIAEGGHNYLQDFKTFKEGMDKILN, from the coding sequence ATGCGAAGATTGAAAAAATGGGGATTGATACTTGTAATTTTGTATGTCTTGATCGCTGTTCTAGCTTATACCTACCAAGAGCGACTCGTGTTCTTTCCCTCTAAAATGCCGCTTTCACACACTTACGATTTTTGTCAAGATTTCGAGGAGTTCTATCTTACGGCCAATGACGGGGCCAAGCTTAACGCCGTACACATCAAACAACCTGAAGCCAAAGGGATAGTGCTTTATTTTCACGGCAATTCGGGCAATATTTCACACCTTACCCATGTGGCCAACCTCTTCTCTAGAAAAGGATACGAATCGGTTTTGGTCGACTATAGGACTTATGGAAAAAGTACAGGGGAGGTCAGTGAACAAGCCCTCTATGACGATGCACAGATGTTTTACGACTATATCCGTGAGAAGTACGACGAAGAGGATATCCTGGTATACGGACGTTCATTTGGCACTGGTATAGCTACCTGGCTTGCGTCAAAGAACGAACCCAAAAAGTTAATATTGGAATCCCCGTTCTATAGCGCCGTGGCCTTGGGAAAATACCGCTTCCCTTTTTTACCGATCGATTGGCTCTCGAATTTTCGGTTTCCTTCAAACGAATATGTCAAAAAAATAGACTGTCCCATTTATATTTTTCACGGTAAAGAAGATTCGGTCATCCCATATGAATCGGCCCAAAAGCTATACGAAGCCATTCCTGGAAAGAATAAAGAACTCTTGACCATTGCGGAAGGAGGCCACAATTATCTTCAGGACTTCAAGACCTTTAAGGAGGGAATGGACAAAATATTGAACTAA
- the cysM gene encoding cysteine synthase CysM — MSHSILDLIGNTPMVESKVLNKNPNVKLFFKLEGNNPGGSVKDRAALNMIKNGLERGDFGKNSKLIEATSGNTGIALAMIAGIFGLDIELVMSEKSTIERVKTMRAYGAKVTLTPAEVGIEGARDYAEAKVKNEGYVMIDQFANNDNWKAHYQSTGPEIWKDTQGKITHFVSAMGTTGTIMGTSTYLKEQSESVSIVGVQPTDNSSIPGIRKWPQEYLPKIFNSKKIDQTIEVSEDDAREMARRLAKEEGILAGMSSGGAAAAALRLAETLESGVIVSIVCDRGDRYLSSDLFE; from the coding sequence ATGTCTCATAGTATTTTAGACCTTATCGGTAATACGCCAATGGTTGAATCAAAGGTTTTGAACAAAAACCCGAACGTTAAGCTGTTCTTTAAACTGGAAGGAAATAATCCTGGTGGCAGCGTAAAGGATCGTGCTGCCCTTAATATGATCAAAAATGGACTCGAGCGGGGCGATTTCGGCAAAAACTCGAAGCTTATCGAAGCAACTAGTGGCAATACAGGTATTGCCCTGGCCATGATTGCCGGTATTTTCGGATTGGACATTGAACTTGTCATGTCGGAGAAAAGCACTATAGAACGGGTGAAGACCATGAGGGCCTACGGTGCCAAAGTAACCTTGACCCCGGCCGAAGTCGGTATAGAGGGTGCCCGTGATTATGCCGAGGCAAAAGTAAAGAATGAAGGCTATGTGATGATCGACCAGTTTGCCAATAATGACAATTGGAAAGCACATTACCAGAGTACGGGGCCTGAAATTTGGAAAGATACCCAAGGAAAAATAACACATTTTGTATCGGCCATGGGAACGACCGGTACCATTATGGGAACCTCTACTTATTTAAAGGAACAAAGCGAATCGGTTTCCATCGTAGGGGTACAACCTACCGATAACTCTAGTATACCCGGTATTCGTAAATGGCCTCAAGAGTACTTGCCAAAAATTTTCAATTCAAAAAAAATAGACCAGACCATAGAGGTAAGTGAAGACGATGCTCGGGAAATGGCCCGAAGGTTGGCCAAGGAAGAAGGTATATTGGCCGGTATGAGCAGCGGTGGAGCGGCGGCTGCGGCTTTGCGTTTGGCCGAAACCCTTGAAAGTGGGGTTATTGTTTCCATTGTCTGTGATCGGGGCGACCGCTACCTTTCTTCAGACTTGTTCGAATAG
- the epsC gene encoding serine O-acetyltransferase EpsC, giving the protein MKHTSIIDKINRHKKQPNLRYKLKEKVEEFTNLLFYTLFDIDTPVEKNLDKLEILFDEVVDLACWDSNKPCKKIWENYVEKLPSILQHLNLDAEATVNCDPASLSVEEVYMAYPGFYAIAIYRLAHELYSEGFPLVPRLMTEYAHRQTGVDINPGAQIGNSFHIDHGTGVVIGETAIIKDHVKIYQGVTLGGLYVAKHLQSTKRHPTIENNVTIYANATILGGETVIGENSIIGGNAWLTASVPPNSTVFHTPEIKIKTLPHVS; this is encoded by the coding sequence ATGAAACATACTTCGATCATTGACAAAATCAACAGGCATAAAAAACAGCCTAACCTACGTTATAAACTTAAAGAAAAGGTTGAAGAGTTTACCAACCTTCTTTTCTATACCCTTTTTGATATCGATACTCCGGTAGAGAAGAACCTTGATAAACTCGAGATTCTTTTTGATGAAGTAGTCGACCTTGCATGCTGGGACTCCAATAAACCTTGCAAAAAGATTTGGGAAAATTATGTAGAAAAACTCCCTAGTATACTGCAGCACCTTAATCTCGATGCAGAGGCTACGGTAAATTGCGACCCGGCCTCATTGTCGGTTGAAGAGGTCTATATGGCCTACCCAGGCTTTTATGCCATTGCTATTTATCGCTTGGCCCATGAACTCTATAGTGAAGGGTTTCCTTTGGTACCGCGCCTTATGACGGAATACGCACATCGGCAGACCGGGGTGGATATTAATCCAGGTGCCCAAATCGGAAACTCCTTTCATATTGATCATGGTACGGGTGTGGTCATCGGGGAAACCGCCATTATTAAAGACCACGTAAAAATATACCAAGGGGTGACTTTGGGCGGCTTGTATGTTGCCAAACATTTACAGAGTACCAAACGGCACCCTACCATTGAAAACAACGTTACCATATATGCGAACGCCACGATTCTAGGTGGTGAAACCGTAATCGGGGAAAACTCCATTATTGGAGGTAATGCCTGGTTGACCGCATCGGTACCACCCAATTCAACTGTTTTCCATACCCCAGAAATTAAAATAAAAACACTTCCGCATGTCTCATAG
- a CDS encoding DUF2461 domain-containing protein: MLDPIITKETLIFLSRLEKNNNREWFSENKKEFKNHEARVKVFYEEVGNKLRLHDEIEKVKMFRIYRDVRFSKDKAPYKTHFAGSFSRLGPQRRGGYYLHVKPGESFVATGFWAPNKEDLLRIRKEFEQDASEMREIMAEPGFKKIWGELGGDEVKTAPKGFDKAHIDIDLIKKKQYVFVRKFTDKQVLSPNFAHEIDVAYKAIRPFFDYMSDVLTTNLNGESLLD, from the coding sequence ATGTTAGATCCCATAATTACGAAAGAGACGCTCATTTTTTTAAGCCGGCTCGAAAAGAACAATAATCGCGAATGGTTTAGCGAAAATAAAAAAGAGTTCAAAAACCATGAAGCCCGAGTTAAGGTTTTCTACGAAGAGGTAGGCAACAAGCTTAGGCTTCATGATGAAATAGAAAAGGTAAAGATGTTCAGAATCTACAGGGACGTTCGCTTTTCTAAGGACAAAGCCCCCTATAAGACCCATTTTGCAGGTTCTTTTTCCCGTTTAGGGCCTCAACGCCGTGGCGGTTATTACTTACACGTAAAACCCGGGGAGTCTTTTGTCGCTACGGGATTTTGGGCACCGAACAAGGAAGACCTACTGCGTATCCGAAAGGAATTTGAACAAGATGCTTCGGAAATGCGCGAGATTATGGCCGAGCCAGGTTTTAAAAAGATATGGGGCGAGTTAGGGGGCGATGAAGTAAAAACGGCTCCCAAAGGTTTTGATAAGGCCCATATCGATATCGACCTCATTAAGAAAAAGCAATACGTTTTTGTTAGAAAATTTACCGACAAGCAAGTCTTGTCGCCGAACTTCGCCCATGAGATAGATGTGGCCTATAAGGCCATACGTCCTTTTTTCGACTATATGAGCGATGTACTTACGACCAACTTGAACGGTGAGTCCTTATTGGACTAA
- a CDS encoding NAD-dependent succinate-semialdehyde dehydrogenase translates to MKQSINPYNGKKLYEFNELTKNDLESKLKVSHQCYLEWKETSFEERSRLMHKAAEQLRQNKERYAEVITLEMGKPISQSIAEVEKCAWVCEYYAENAEHQLRDEIIETDAASSYVKYQPLGVILAIMPWNYPFWQVFRFAAPNLMAGNVGVLKHASNVMQSAEMIQEVFGKAGFPEGCFQNLILDSDQIKSVIENDIVQAVTLTGSKPAGASVASIAGANIKKTVLELGGSNGLIIFDDADLDQSVATCVNARFQNTGQSCIAGKRLLVNESIVDSFTQKFIDKVKELKSGDPMDKQTYIGVMAREDLAQELEQQVKGSVEMGAKIILGGHRKGTYFEPTLLSEVTADMPVFKEETFGPVIGITTFQSDAEAVELSNRSEFGLGVSIFTKDKNRVKELIGKFNEGAVFVNELVKSDPRLPFGGVKISGYGRELSSHGIKEFLNKKTVYVKN, encoded by the coding sequence ATGAAACAGTCTATAAACCCTTATAACGGGAAGAAATTGTACGAGTTTAATGAGTTGACCAAAAACGATTTAGAATCAAAACTTAAAGTATCACATCAATGTTACCTCGAATGGAAAGAGACCTCCTTCGAAGAGCGATCGCGCCTAATGCACAAAGCGGCGGAACAATTGCGGCAGAACAAAGAACGATACGCCGAGGTGATTACCCTAGAAATGGGAAAACCGATTTCACAATCCATTGCCGAAGTAGAAAAATGCGCTTGGGTATGTGAATATTACGCCGAGAACGCAGAACATCAACTAAGGGATGAAATCATAGAAACGGATGCGGCCAGCAGCTATGTAAAATACCAACCTTTGGGTGTGATATTGGCCATAATGCCGTGGAACTACCCTTTTTGGCAAGTATTCCGCTTTGCCGCGCCCAATCTTATGGCCGGTAACGTAGGCGTGCTCAAACATGCCTCTAACGTCATGCAATCGGCCGAAATGATCCAGGAGGTCTTTGGGAAGGCCGGTTTTCCCGAAGGATGTTTTCAAAATTTGATATTGGATAGTGACCAAATCAAATCGGTGATAGAGAACGATATCGTACAGGCGGTGACCTTAACGGGAAGTAAGCCTGCCGGGGCTTCCGTAGCCTCCATAGCCGGGGCCAATATAAAAAAGACCGTCTTGGAACTGGGCGGAAGCAATGGCTTGATCATTTTTGACGATGCCGATCTAGATCAAAGTGTAGCGACATGCGTAAATGCCAGATTTCAAAATACGGGCCAAAGTTGTATTGCCGGTAAACGCCTTCTCGTGAACGAATCCATAGTGGATAGCTTTACCCAAAAGTTTATCGATAAGGTAAAAGAACTCAAATCGGGTGACCCAATGGACAAGCAAACCTATATTGGTGTGATGGCCCGTGAAGATTTGGCCCAAGAACTTGAACAACAAGTGAAGGGTTCTGTTGAAATGGGAGCCAAGATTATTTTAGGAGGCCACAGAAAAGGAACCTATTTTGAGCCGACCCTTTTATCTGAGGTCACGGCCGATATGCCCGTTTTTAAAGAGGAAACCTTTGGTCCTGTTATAGGGATTACTACATTTCAATCTGATGCAGAAGCCGTTGAACTTTCCAATCGATCCGAATTCGGACTCGGAGTGAGTATTTTTACGAAGGATAAAAATCGTGTAAAAGAACTGATCGGCAAGTTTAATGAAGGAGCCGTGTTTGTAAACGAATTGGTTAAAAGCGACCCTAGGCTGCCCTTTGGCGGAGTGAAGATTTCAGGATACGGAAGAGAACTGTCTTCCCATGGTATTAAAGAATTTTTAAACAAGAAAACGGTCTATGTTAAAAATTAA
- a CDS encoding DUF72 domain-containing protein — protein MKFGKVDHPEIIDFTLPKDHPDTAAVLNGTKGTDRLNISVGCAKWNRQELKNFYPRGTKDELAYYSSQFNSIELNATFYRIFPAEQYQKWYDKTPEDFRFFPKISRDISHLRRLNDAAFPIVDRYLEVTANLKEKLGTIFLQMHDNFGPKNWDRVVRFVEYWPKEFPLAIEFRHTDWFNDEKVSQELYHLLEENNMANILVDTAGRRDMLHMRLTNNEAFVRYVGANHPTDYERLNDWIARLDQWKSQGLQNIHFFVHQNMEVESPLLSASFIDKLNKKWGTDLHIPKSLEDSYGKLF, from the coding sequence ATGAAATTTGGAAAAGTAGACCATCCTGAAATCATCGATTTCACCCTGCCCAAAGACCACCCTGACACCGCCGCTGTCTTGAACGGAACCAAGGGTACGGACCGCTTGAACATTTCGGTAGGATGCGCCAAATGGAACCGACAAGAACTAAAGAACTTTTATCCTAGGGGGACGAAAGACGAGTTGGCTTACTATAGTTCACAGTTCAACAGTATAGAACTCAATGCTACCTTCTACAGGATATTTCCCGCGGAACAATATCAAAAATGGTATGACAAGACCCCTGAAGATTTTAGGTTTTTTCCTAAAATTTCAAGGGACATCAGTCACTTGCGACGATTGAACGATGCCGCATTTCCTATAGTAGACCGCTATTTGGAGGTTACGGCCAATCTTAAGGAAAAATTAGGCACCATATTTTTACAGATGCACGATAATTTCGGGCCTAAGAATTGGGACAGGGTAGTGCGCTTTGTTGAATACTGGCCCAAGGAGTTTCCTTTGGCCATAGAGTTTAGGCATACCGACTGGTTCAACGACGAAAAGGTGAGCCAAGAACTCTACCACCTCTTGGAAGAGAACAACATGGCCAATATTCTGGTAGATACTGCGGGCAGGCGTGATATGTTACATATGCGTTTGACCAACAATGAGGCCTTCGTGCGGTATGTGGGGGCCAACCACCCTACGGATTACGAACGGCTAAACGATTGGATCGCACGATTGGACCAATGGAAAAGCCAAGGGCTACAAAACATCCATTTTTTCGTTCACCAAAATATGGAAGTGGAATCCCCTTTATTATCAGCCTCATTTATTGACAAATTGAACAAAAAATGGGGTACAGACCTCCATATCCCCAAATCGCTCGAAGATTCGTACGGTAAACTATTTTAA
- a CDS encoding acyl-CoA thioesterase produces the protein MRFHSRKWVKPGDLNANETLFGGRVLAWIDEEAALYSIIQLENKKVVTKYMSEINFMSTAVKGDIIEIGIEVVKFGKTSLTLNCEVRNKMTRETIVTVDNIIMVNLGPDGKPAPHGKTKVEYVRDRLASED, from the coding sequence ATGAGATTTCACAGTAGAAAGTGGGTAAAACCCGGGGATTTAAACGCCAACGAAACGCTTTTCGGGGGACGTGTATTGGCTTGGATCGATGAAGAGGCTGCCCTTTACAGCATTATTCAGTTAGAGAACAAAAAAGTGGTTACCAAATATATGTCGGAAATCAATTTTATGAGCACTGCCGTTAAGGGCGATATCATTGAAATAGGCATCGAAGTCGTAAAATTCGGAAAAACTTCATTGACATTAAATTGTGAAGTGCGCAATAAAATGACTCGCGAAACCATTGTAACCGTTGACAATATCATCATGGTCAACCTTGGCCCCGACGGAAAACCTGCCCCACATGGGAAGACAAAGGTGGAATACGTTAGGGACCGTTTGGCATCGGAAGACTAA
- a CDS encoding dipeptidase, which translates to MKHFVYLFSLLTFTACKENKPKVEENIEQKAKRIHEKIITIDTHNDININNFSDSINYTQRLDTQINLPKMDEGGLDVTWLIVYTGQDTLSDEGFAKAEGNAMSKFEAIHRLCEEIAPDQIELALNSDDVRRIYQAKKKVAMIGVENAYPMGEDLSNFKKYFDLGARYISLSHNGHSQFSDSNTGEKDNVWLHNGLSELGQEAVKEMNRLGIMIDVSHPSKEAMKQMVALSKAPIIASHSSARALCDHSRNLDDEQLKLMKENGGVVQTVAFSSYLNTKKDEAYNAYIKTILEKVADSMGLEWYSRDQFPSLTDEQKETFMDNYPKVKKIGISMVEKIQGAPKMVDVSDFVDHIDYMVDLIGIDHVGISSDFDGGGGIKGWSDASETFNVTLELVKRGYTEEEIAKLWGENLLRVLDEVQAVAAELQKT; encoded by the coding sequence ATGAAGCATTTCGTCTATTTATTTAGCCTTCTAACGTTTACAGCCTGTAAAGAAAACAAACCGAAAGTGGAAGAAAACATAGAACAAAAAGCCAAAAGGATACATGAAAAGATAATTACGATAGATACGCATAACGATATCAATATCAATAACTTCAGTGATAGTATAAACTATACCCAACGACTAGATACCCAAATAAACCTGCCCAAGATGGACGAAGGAGGGTTAGATGTTACTTGGCTTATCGTTTACACAGGGCAAGACACGCTGAGTGATGAAGGCTTTGCCAAGGCCGAAGGGAATGCCATGTCAAAATTCGAGGCCATTCATCGACTTTGTGAGGAAATCGCCCCCGATCAAATTGAACTGGCCTTAAATTCGGATGACGTAAGACGAATCTATCAAGCCAAAAAGAAGGTGGCCATGATAGGCGTTGAGAATGCCTACCCTATGGGCGAAGATCTTTCCAACTTTAAAAAATACTTCGACCTTGGGGCGCGCTATATTTCATTATCGCATAATGGACATAGCCAATTCAGCGATTCCAATACGGGGGAAAAGGATAATGTGTGGCTTCATAATGGTTTAAGTGAACTGGGTCAAGAAGCTGTAAAAGAAATGAATAGACTTGGAATAATGATTGATGTGTCCCATCCTTCCAAGGAAGCCATGAAGCAGATGGTCGCCCTTTCAAAAGCGCCGATCATAGCTTCCCATTCTTCGGCAAGGGCCTTGTGCGATCATAGTAGAAACCTTGATGACGAGCAGCTCAAGTTGATGAAAGAAAACGGAGGGGTGGTACAAACGGTTGCCTTCAGTTCTTATTTGAACACCAAAAAAGACGAAGCCTATAATGCCTATATTAAAACAATTTTAGAGAAGGTGGCCGATTCCATGGGACTGGAATGGTATTCACGGGATCAATTCCCTTCTTTGACAGATGAACAGAAAGAGACCTTTATGGATAACTATCCCAAAGTCAAAAAAATCGGGATTTCCATGGTAGAGAAAATTCAGGGTGCCCCGAAAATGGTAGATGTTTCCGATTTTGTAGACCACATAGACTACATGGTCGATCTAATAGGAATCGACCATGTAGGTATCAGTTCCGACTTTGACGGCGGAGGGGGTATCAAAGGGTGGTCCGATGCTTCGGAAACCTTCAATGTTACGCTTGAACTCGTGAAACGCGGCTATACCGAGGAAGAGATTGCAAAACTATGGGGAGAGAACCTCTTACGTGTGCTTGACGAAGTTCAGGCCGTAGCCGCCGAACTACAGAAAACTTAG
- a CDS encoding Hpt domain-containing protein has product MKTKNLLFQLTDLESLLNDFSVEKLTPDEAFHLKLSFQNFKKNLLEIIFKSKENFIDADSNCQDNPVGQRTKTFEKAYPEIDIDTYDAIIEHYKSYGDVLKELKIETTMDKKDVLILNGTSEATKTEPEIDLSLILKECMGEMDLLQELITLFTSNALEFMGAAKIHLKSNDFEKLDLAAHKVKAGLAMMRTQSLHDIVVQIQKGCKLDKDPKHLEFLCNCFNDEFPKVKDALDRAYSELTNH; this is encoded by the coding sequence TTGAAAACGAAAAACCTACTTTTCCAATTGACGGATTTAGAGTCGCTTCTTAATGATTTTTCAGTTGAAAAATTGACTCCCGACGAGGCTTTCCATCTAAAATTATCTTTCCAGAACTTTAAAAAGAACCTTTTGGAAATCATCTTTAAGTCTAAGGAGAACTTCATCGATGCCGACTCAAATTGTCAAGACAATCCGGTGGGCCAACGGACCAAAACCTTTGAAAAGGCCTATCCTGAAATAGATATAGACACTTATGACGCCATTATTGAGCATTACAAATCGTACGGTGATGTTTTAAAAGAGCTGAAAATTGAAACGACTATGGACAAAAAAGATGTATTGATCCTAAATGGAACCTCGGAAGCAACCAAGACCGAGCCTGAAATCGACCTATCGCTCATTCTTAAAGAGTGTATGGGGGAAATGGATTTGTTACAAGAGTTGATTACCCTGTTTACTTCCAACGCCCTTGAATTTATGGGGGCCGCCAAAATCCATTTAAAAAGCAATGATTTTGAAAAATTAGATTTGGCCGCACATAAGGTCAAGGCCGGCCTGGCCATGATGCGTACCCAAAGCCTGCACGACATCGTCGTTCAAATACAGAAGGGCTGTAAACTTGATAAAGACCCCAAACATCTTGAATTTTTATGCAACTGTTTCAACGACGAATTTCCAAAGGTCAAAGATGCCTTAGATAGAGCCTATTCGGAACTGACCAACCATTAA
- a CDS encoding response regulator — MDKKRLLLAEDDELLASLLNFRLKKGGYEVNHKTNGKMVKEYLLGNMPDIIVSDIMMPYFSGMELISFVRHELKSQVPIIIISSAGNEENVLNAFELGANDFISKPVSPSELLVRVARELNKI; from the coding sequence ATGGATAAAAAAAGACTATTGCTGGCCGAAGACGACGAACTATTGGCCTCGCTGTTGAATTTTCGCCTTAAGAAAGGCGGCTATGAAGTTAACCATAAGACCAATGGAAAAATGGTCAAGGAGTATTTGTTGGGAAATATGCCAGACATTATCGTAAGTGACATTATGATGCCTTATTTCTCGGGTATGGAACTGATCAGTTTTGTACGCCATGAATTGAAATCACAAGTACCGATTATCATAATCTCTTCTGCGGGCAACGAAGAAAATGTTCTGAACGCATTCGAGTTGGGGGCCAACGATTTTATATCAAAACCTGTGAGTCCTTCAGAGCTCTTAGTTCGAGTAGCCCGCGAACTGAACAAAATCTAA